One Faecalicatena sp. Marseille-Q4148 DNA window includes the following coding sequences:
- the rsmB gene encoding 16S rRNA (cytosine(967)-C(5))-methyltransferase RsmB: protein MTKEINERELVLEILLEIMRDHVKSHVALQNTLGKYQYLEKRERAFITRVTEGTLEHMIEIDYILNQFSSVKVNKMKPVIRMILRSAVYQMCYMDSVPDSAVCNEAVKLAVKKGFRNLKGFVNGVLRTVGRNKDQVKWPDEKDAVTYLSVRYSIPEWMTEQFLKQYGREITEKIFGDFQKEKPLTIRCNLQKQTPEKLAELLQEEGVNVKPHPYLPYAYWISGFDYLGSLKSFQDGAFQVQDLSSMLVTEIAAPKKGDHVIDVCAAPGGKALHMAEKLEGTGLVEARDLTAYKTELIEENVMRLGFENVTVSCQDATVPVLESEGRADIVIADLPCSGLGVLGKKTDLKYNITQEMQKELVKLQREILTVVRTYVKPGGKLIYSTCTLNREENEENVSWFLEAAPEFLPVSLSEAVCDSLKSAVEGNMLKLLPGIHKSDGFFISAFQKKE, encoded by the coding sequence ATGACTAAAGAAATCAATGAGAGAGAACTTGTGCTGGAAATTCTTCTTGAAATTATGCGGGACCATGTAAAAAGTCATGTGGCGCTTCAGAATACGCTTGGGAAATACCAGTACCTGGAGAAACGGGAGCGTGCATTTATTACAAGAGTGACAGAGGGAACGCTCGAACATATGATAGAGATTGATTATATTCTGAATCAGTTTTCCAGTGTAAAAGTAAACAAAATGAAACCGGTCATCCGGATGATTTTAAGAAGCGCTGTATATCAGATGTGTTATATGGACAGCGTTCCGGATTCTGCAGTCTGCAATGAGGCGGTAAAACTTGCTGTAAAGAAAGGCTTCCGGAATCTGAAAGGTTTCGTCAATGGTGTATTAAGAACTGTGGGACGGAATAAAGATCAGGTAAAATGGCCGGATGAGAAAGATGCAGTGACTTATCTTTCTGTCCGCTATTCCATTCCGGAGTGGATGACAGAACAATTCCTGAAACAGTATGGACGTGAAATCACAGAAAAGATATTTGGAGATTTTCAGAAAGAAAAACCGCTGACAATCCGGTGTAATCTTCAGAAGCAGACACCTGAGAAACTTGCAGAGCTGCTTCAGGAAGAAGGCGTGAATGTGAAACCACATCCATATCTGCCTTATGCATATTGGATTAGCGGATTTGACTATCTCGGAAGCCTTAAGAGCTTTCAGGATGGTGCATTTCAAGTTCAGGATCTGAGTTCCATGCTTGTGACAGAGATTGCAGCACCGAAAAAGGGAGACCATGTAATCGATGTGTGTGCGGCGCCGGGAGGAAAAGCGCTTCACATGGCAGAAAAACTGGAAGGGACAGGACTTGTGGAAGCAAGAGATCTGACCGCTTATAAAACAGAACTGATTGAAGAAAATGTAATGCGTCTTGGCTTTGAAAACGTAACTGTTTCCTGCCAGGATGCAACTGTGCCGGTTTTGGAATCGGAAGGAAGAGCAGATATTGTAATTGCAGATCTTCCATGTTCCGGACTTGGCGTGCTTGGAAAAAAGACAGATTTAAAATACAATATTACACAGGAAATGCAAAAAGAGCTTGTAAAGCTGCAAAGAGAGATTTTGACAGTAGTCCGGACATATGTAAAACCGGGAGGGAAATTAATCTACAGCACTTGTACGCTGAACAGAGAAGAAAATGAAGAGAATGTAAGCTGGTTTCTGGAAGCTGCGCCGGAATTTCTTCCGGTTTCACTTTCAGAGGCAGTTTGTGACAGCTTAAAATCAGCAGTTGAAGGAAATATGCTGAAGCTTCTGCCGGGCATACATAAAAGTGATGGATTTTTTATTTCAGCATTTCAAAAAAAGGAGTAG
- the def gene encoding peptide deformylase, producing the protein MAIRKIREIGDEVLTKVCKPVDKMTLRTKILIDDMLDTMYEAYGVGLAAPQVGILKRLVVIDVGEGPIVLVNPEIIETSGEQTGEEGCLSVPGKSGTVTRPNVVKIRALDQDMKPFEMEGEGLLARAFCHEIEHLDGILYVAHVEGELHDVEAPEPEEE; encoded by the coding sequence ATGGCAATTAGAAAAATCCGTGAAATCGGAGATGAAGTATTAACAAAAGTTTGTAAACCGGTAGACAAGATGACGCTGCGCACAAAGATTCTGATCGATGATATGTTAGATACGATGTATGAGGCATATGGTGTAGGTCTTGCAGCGCCTCAGGTTGGTATTTTAAAACGACTTGTTGTTATTGATGTCGGAGAAGGCCCGATTGTCCTTGTGAATCCGGAGATCATTGAAACATCCGGAGAGCAGACAGGAGAGGAAGGCTGTTTAAGTGTTCCGGGGAAATCAGGAACAGTCACTCGTCCAAATGTAGTTAAGATCCGGGCGCTTGACCAGGATATGAAACCATTTGAGATGGAAGGAGAAGGTCTGCTTGCAAGAGCTTTCTGCCATGAGATTGAACATCTGGATGGAATTCTTTATGTAGCACATGTGGAAGGGGAGCTTCACGATGTGGAAGCGCCGGAACCGGAGGAAGAATAA
- the rlmN gene encoding 23S rRNA (adenine(2503)-C(2))-methyltransferase RlmN yields MEQKDIRSFTLAELKKEMEFIGEKAFRSKQIYEWLHVKLADSFEEMTNLSKPLREKLSHSYVIPKVELEERQISKLDGTNKFLFCLSDGNMVESVLMRYKHGNSVCISSQVGCRMGCRFCASTIGGLVRNLAPSEMLGQIYAIQRLTGERVSNVVVMGTGEPLDNYENMVKFIHMLSDENGLHISQRNITLSTCGIVPNMKRLAKENLQITLALSLHGATQEKRRKLMPVANKYELSEVMEACDEYFENTGRRMTFEYSLVHGVNDTEEDAKELIALLGHRNCHLNLIPVNPIKERDYVRPTRESALNFKNRLEKEKLNVTIRREMGSDIDGACGQLRRRYTKD; encoded by the coding sequence ATGGAACAAAAGGATATCAGGTCATTCACACTTGCAGAATTAAAAAAAGAAATGGAATTCATTGGAGAAAAAGCATTTCGGAGTAAGCAGATCTATGAGTGGCTGCATGTGAAACTGGCAGATTCCTTTGAGGAGATGACGAACCTGTCAAAGCCGTTAAGAGAAAAACTTTCTCATTCCTATGTAATTCCAAAGGTTGAGTTAGAGGAACGGCAGATTTCAAAATTGGATGGAACGAATAAATTTTTGTTTTGTCTTTCTGATGGAAATATGGTTGAAAGTGTTCTGATGCGCTATAAGCATGGCAATTCTGTATGCATTTCTTCCCAGGTAGGCTGCCGGATGGGATGTCGGTTCTGTGCGTCTACAATCGGAGGACTTGTGAGAAATCTTGCGCCTTCTGAAATGCTCGGACAGATTTATGCGATTCAGCGTCTGACAGGAGAGCGAGTATCGAATGTGGTTGTTATGGGAACCGGAGAACCACTTGATAATTACGAAAATATGGTTAAATTTATACATATGTTAAGTGATGAGAATGGTCTTCACATCAGCCAGAGAAATATTACGCTGTCTACATGCGGGATCGTACCGAATATGAAACGGCTTGCAAAAGAAAATCTGCAGATTACGCTGGCGCTGTCCTTGCACGGGGCTACGCAGGAGAAACGCAGGAAATTGATGCCGGTGGCGAATAAATATGAGCTTTCAGAAGTGATGGAGGCCTGTGATGAATATTTCGAGAACACAGGCCGGAGGATGACGTTTGAATACAGTCTTGTGCACGGAGTAAACGATACAGAAGAAGATGCCAAAGAATTAATCGCGCTTCTTGGACATCGAAACTGTCATTTGAATCTGATTCCGGTCAATCCGATCAAGGAACGGGATTATGTTCGGCCGACAAGGGAAAGTGCGCTGAATTTTAAAAATAGGCTTGAAAAAGAAAAATTAAATGTTACTATAAGAAGAGAAATGGGTTCTGATATTGATGGAGCCTGTGGACAGTTAAGAAGACGTTACACGAAGGATTAG
- a CDS encoding zinc metallopeptidase codes for MFYYPMYFDPTYILVFIGVVLSLLASAKVKSTYAKYSYIQNRAGLTGREAAERILRQAGIYDVRVEHVSGQLTDHYDPRRKVLRLSDATYGSTSVAAVGVAAHECGHALQHAGSYAPLTIRGALVPVANFGSAIAWPLIVMGLFIRGESASWLINIGILAFSMAVLFQIITLPVEFNASGRAIRILGSTGMLAEDELGAAKKVLGAAALTYVAGAAGAILQLLRILLLTGGRRDND; via the coding sequence ATGTTTTATTATCCAATGTATTTTGATCCAACGTATATTTTAGTTTTCATCGGTGTAGTGCTCAGTCTTCTTGCATCGGCGAAAGTAAAATCGACTTATGCGAAGTATTCGTATATTCAGAACCGGGCAGGGCTGACCGGGCGTGAGGCAGCAGAGCGTATACTTAGACAGGCAGGTATTTATGATGTTCGGGTAGAACATGTTTCGGGACAGCTGACAGACCATTATGATCCAAGAAGAAAAGTGCTTCGACTTTCGGATGCGACTTATGGATCAACCTCTGTGGCAGCAGTAGGAGTTGCCGCACATGAGTGTGGTCATGCACTTCAACATGCCGGCAGCTATGCACCGCTTACGATTCGCGGGGCGCTTGTTCCGGTGGCAAACTTTGGTTCTGCAATTGCGTGGCCGTTAATCGTAATGGGCCTATTTATTAGAGGAGAAAGTGCTTCCTGGCTGATCAATATCGGGATTCTTGCGTTTTCTATGGCAGTGCTTTTTCAGATTATAACACTTCCGGTAGAGTTCAATGCATCCGGTCGCGCAATCCGGATTTTAGGTTCTACGGGAATGCTTGCGGAAGATGAACTAGGAGCTGCAAAGAAAGTACTTGGAGCGGCAGCCCTTACTTATGTGGCTGGAGCGGCAGGAGCTATTTTGCAGCTTCTCAGAATTCTGCTCCTGACAGGAGGAAGAAGGGACAATGACTAA
- a CDS encoding UDP-N-acetylmuramoyl-L-alanyl-D-glutamate--2,6-diaminopimelate ligase, which yields MKLSRLLERIEYSVVQGSDSIEITELTNDSRKVVPGSVFVCISGAVVDGHDFIPEVTEKGAIALIVEKDVTAPPEVTVIRVDDTRYALALASAAYFGYPAEQLRVIGITGTKGKTTTTYMVKSILEQVGHKVGLIGTIEAIIGDKVIPAKNTTPESFTIHQYFREMVEAGCDSVVMEVSSQGLMLHRTAGILFEIGIFTNLGEDHIGPNEHKDFEDYKRCKGLLFKQCRLGIANADDPYFKDVFRDATCKIETFGFSEEADLRAEQTKLVHKPGYLGIAYHAAGTMDFDVEIDIPGKFNVYNSLTAIAVCRHFNVPTHVIQKALKYAKVKGRTEMVKVSDEFTLMLDYAHNAMSLESLLMTLKEYNPKRLVCVFGCGGNRSKTRRYEMGEVSGRLADLTIITSDNPRFEEPQAIIDDIKIGIEKTDGIYVEICDRKEAIRYAIRHGQPGDIIILAGKGHEDYQEIRGVKYPMDERVLIAEILKEEESDSCTPEL from the coding sequence ATGAAATTAAGCAGATTATTAGAGCGTATAGAATACTCTGTCGTGCAGGGAAGCGACAGCATTGAAATTACTGAGTTGACAAATGATTCGAGAAAGGTCGTGCCGGGATCTGTCTTTGTCTGTATCAGCGGCGCAGTTGTGGATGGCCATGATTTTATTCCGGAGGTAACAGAAAAAGGGGCGATAGCTCTGATTGTAGAGAAGGATGTGACTGCTCCGCCGGAAGTAACGGTTATTCGGGTAGATGATACGAGATATGCACTGGCGCTGGCATCGGCAGCTTACTTTGGATATCCGGCAGAACAGCTGCGCGTCATTGGAATTACCGGAACAAAGGGAAAGACAACGACAACGTATATGGTGAAATCTATTTTGGAGCAAGTTGGCCATAAAGTGGGGCTGATCGGAACGATTGAGGCGATTATCGGAGATAAAGTGATTCCGGCAAAGAATACAACACCGGAATCTTTTACGATTCATCAGTACTTTCGGGAAATGGTTGAAGCAGGATGCGACAGCGTTGTGATGGAAGTATCTTCACAGGGGCTGATGCTCCACCGTACCGCCGGAATTCTATTTGAGATCGGTATTTTTACAAATCTTGGGGAAGATCACATTGGACCGAATGAACATAAAGATTTTGAGGACTATAAAAGATGTAAAGGGCTTTTATTCAAGCAGTGCAGACTGGGAATTGCTAATGCGGATGATCCGTATTTTAAAGATGTTTTCCGGGATGCCACATGCAAGATTGAAACCTTTGGATTTAGCGAAGAGGCAGATCTTCGGGCAGAACAGACAAAATTGGTTCATAAGCCGGGGTATCTCGGAATTGCCTATCATGCAGCGGGAACGATGGATTTTGATGTGGAGATTGATATTCCGGGGAAATTCAATGTGTACAATTCTTTAACAGCGATCGCTGTCTGCAGACATTTTAATGTACCGACACATGTAATCCAGAAAGCGCTGAAGTATGCCAAAGTAAAAGGACGCACAGAGATGGTCAAAGTATCAGATGAATTTACACTGATGCTTGATTATGCGCACAATGCCATGAGTCTTGAGAGCCTTTTGATGACATTGAAGGAATATAATCCGAAACGTCTTGTCTGCGTATTTGGATGCGGTGGAAACCGTTCTAAGACGCGGCGCTATGAAATGGGAGAGGTATCCGGCCGACTTGCAGATCTGACGATTATCACATCAGATAATCCGAGATTTGAAGAGCCGCAGGCGATTATTGATGATATTAAAATCGGAATTGAAAAAACAGATGGAATTTATGTGGAAATTTGTGACCGGAAAGAAGCGATCCGCTATGCGATCCGCCACGGACAGCCGGGAGATATTATTATTCTGGCAGGAAAAGGACATGAAGATTATCAGGAAATCCGAGGAGTAAAATATCCAATGGATGAAAGAGTTCTGATCGCTGAGATTTTAAAAGAAGAGGAGAGTGATTCATGTACGCCCGAATTATAG
- the fmt gene encoding methionyl-tRNA formyltransferase, with protein sequence MRVIFMGTPEFSVGTLEALVAAGHEVVLAVTQPDKPKGRGKEMQFTPVKIAAEKHGIPVYQPKRIRNAECIEELKKYEADIMVVIAFGQILPKEILELTPYGCVNVHASLLPKYRGAAPIQWAVINGETVSGVTTMQMDEGLDTGDMLLKTEVALEPKETGESLHDKLAAAGAALCVETLKGLEEHTIVPEKQGDSPTAYAKMLDKKMGEIDWTQDAKAIEQLIRGLNSWPSAYTQWDGKVMKIWAADVTDTASGKAPGTVVKVTKEGFEVQTGKGSLLIQELQIPGKKRMDSASFMRGYQIAEGMMLGGAHCN encoded by the coding sequence ATGAGAGTAATATTTATGGGAACACCGGAGTTCTCTGTTGGAACACTGGAAGCGCTTGTAGCGGCAGGGCATGAAGTGGTGTTGGCGGTCACACAGCCGGACAAACCAAAGGGACGAGGAAAAGAAATGCAGTTTACTCCGGTAAAGATTGCAGCAGAGAAACATGGGATTCCGGTTTATCAGCCGAAGAGAATCCGCAATGCAGAATGTATTGAAGAACTGAAGAAATACGAAGCAGATATTATGGTTGTAATTGCATTTGGCCAGATTCTTCCGAAAGAGATACTGGAACTGACGCCATATGGCTGCGTGAATGTGCATGCTTCTCTTCTTCCGAAGTATCGCGGTGCGGCTCCGATCCAGTGGGCGGTTATTAATGGCGAGACAGTCAGCGGAGTTACAACGATGCAGATGGATGAAGGGCTGGATACAGGAGATATGCTGCTGAAAACAGAGGTTGCGCTGGAACCGAAAGAAACAGGAGAGAGTCTTCATGACAAGCTGGCGGCAGCGGGAGCAGCACTCTGTGTTGAGACGTTAAAGGGACTTGAGGAGCATACAATTGTTCCGGAGAAACAGGGAGATTCTCCAACGGCATATGCGAAGATGCTGGATAAGAAAATGGGAGAAATTGACTGGACACAGGATGCCAAAGCAATTGAACAGCTGATCCGCGGGCTCAATTCCTGGCCAAGTGCTTATACACAATGGGATGGAAAGGTTATGAAAATCTGGGCGGCAGATGTGACAGACACAGCGTCCGGGAAAGCACCGGGCACTGTAGTAAAAGTTACAAAAGAAGGATTTGAAGTGCAGACAGGAAAGGGAAGCCTTCTGATTCAGGAACTTCAGATCCCGGGAAAGAAACGTATGGACAGCGCTTCGTTTATGCGGGGATACCAAATTGCAGAAGGAATGATGCTTGGGGGAGCACATTGTAATTAG
- the priA gene encoding primosomal protein N', which yields MYARIIVDITHEKLDRVFEYSIPSDLEGMLKVGTEVLVPFGRGNKETRGYIVGFSKICEFDPEKVKSISGICEDGIDITARLVALAAWMKEHYGGTMIQALKTVLPIKKKERVKEKRYVRRTVSKEEGERYLEQFLGQHQQARARLMAAFLDDEVIAYELLKRKLNITKTVVDALKERGLLTIETEQEFRNPIRATAQEQNTVPLIYTEEQQNAIHCFCRDYEAGIKGTYLVHGVTGSGKTEVYIEMIRKVVEDGKQAIVLIPEIALTYQTVMRFYRKFGERVSILNSRMSAGERFDQMERAKKGELDVMIGPRSALFTPFPALGLIVIDEEHEGTYKSEQTPRYHARETAEARAALEGASVVLGSATPSLESYYRAEKGEYKLLTLQNRATRQKLPETEIVDLREELRKGNRSILSERLHELMEDRLRRREQSILFLNRRGYAGFLACRSCGYVVKCPHCDISLSSHRNGKLVCHYCGYETQMIHACPECGSVHIGAFRAGTQQIEELVKREFPEARVLRMDMDTTKTKDGHEKILSAFANEEADILIGTQMIVKGHDFPKVTLVGILAADMSLYTDDYRAGERTFQLLVQAAGRAGRGELAGSVVIQTYSPEHYSIVDAAKQDYEQFYKEEMKYRSLMGYPPAEQLMAVLLSSEDELLLERGCRYLKEYMQMLLKKQKKEEIRMEIIGPASPYVGKVNDVYRRIIYVKSETEGALIEVKDQAEAYIEINEGYRKIRIQFDLNPMGVF from the coding sequence ATGTACGCCCGAATTATAGTGGACATTACGCATGAAAAGCTGGATAGAGTATTTGAATACAGCATCCCTTCCGATTTGGAAGGGATGCTTAAAGTCGGTACAGAGGTTCTTGTGCCTTTTGGGCGGGGTAACAAGGAGACGAGAGGATATATCGTTGGATTTTCAAAGATTTGTGAATTTGATCCGGAGAAGGTAAAATCAATATCCGGAATTTGTGAAGACGGCATAGATATTACTGCGCGTCTGGTGGCGCTTGCGGCCTGGATGAAAGAGCATTACGGAGGGACGATGATTCAGGCGCTGAAGACGGTGCTTCCGATTAAAAAGAAAGAACGTGTGAAAGAAAAACGCTATGTCAGGAGAACGGTTTCAAAAGAAGAAGGAGAAAGGTATCTGGAGCAGTTTTTGGGGCAGCATCAGCAGGCAAGAGCAAGGCTGATGGCGGCGTTTCTGGATGATGAAGTTATTGCGTATGAATTACTGAAGCGTAAGCTGAATATTACAAAGACGGTAGTTGATGCGCTAAAGGAGAGAGGACTTCTGACGATTGAGACAGAACAGGAATTTCGTAATCCAATCCGGGCAACAGCGCAGGAACAAAATACAGTCCCATTGATTTATACGGAAGAACAACAAAATGCAATTCATTGTTTTTGCAGGGATTATGAAGCGGGAATTAAGGGAACTTATCTGGTACATGGGGTTACCGGAAGCGGAAAGACGGAAGTCTATATTGAGATGATCCGGAAAGTTGTAGAAGACGGAAAACAAGCTATTGTGCTGATTCCGGAGATTGCTTTGACCTATCAGACAGTTATGCGGTTTTATCGGAAGTTTGGAGAGAGAGTATCCATTCTGAATTCCAGGATGTCGGCAGGAGAGCGGTTTGACCAAATGGAACGCGCCAAAAAAGGAGAACTGGATGTGATGATCGGACCGCGGTCAGCGCTGTTTACGCCCTTTCCGGCATTGGGACTGATCGTGATCGATGAGGAGCATGAAGGAACTTATAAGAGTGAACAAACGCCGCGTTACCACGCAAGAGAAACTGCGGAAGCGCGGGCTGCGCTTGAGGGAGCAAGTGTTGTGCTTGGCTCTGCCACCCCATCGCTGGAATCTTATTACCGGGCAGAAAAGGGAGAATATAAGCTCCTGACGTTGCAGAACAGAGCAACCAGGCAGAAGCTTCCGGAGACGGAAATTGTAGATCTCAGAGAGGAACTCAGAAAAGGGAACAGGTCAATTTTAAGTGAGCGCCTGCATGAATTAATGGAGGACAGGCTTCGCAGAAGAGAGCAGAGTATACTTTTCTTAAATCGGAGAGGATATGCGGGCTTCCTGGCTTGCAGGTCCTGTGGATATGTAGTAAAATGTCCTCACTGTGATATTTCGCTTTCTTCACACAGAAATGGAAAGTTGGTCTGCCATTATTGTGGTTATGAAACACAGATGATCCATGCCTGCCCGGAATGTGGCTCAGTGCATATTGGCGCTTTTCGGGCAGGGACGCAGCAGATTGAGGAACTTGTGAAGCGGGAATTTCCCGAAGCGCGCGTGCTGCGGATGGATATGGATACAACAAAAACAAAGGATGGGCATGAAAAGATTTTATCTGCGTTTGCCAATGAGGAGGCAGATATTCTGATCGGTACTCAGATGATCGTAAAAGGGCATGATTTTCCGAAAGTAACGCTTGTGGGAATTCTGGCGGCAGATATGTCGCTTTACACCGATGATTACCGCGCAGGAGAGCGCACCTTTCAGCTTCTTGTGCAGGCAGCAGGCCGGGCAGGCCGGGGAGAACTGGCAGGAAGTGTTGTGATTCAGACATATAGTCCGGAGCATTACAGTATTGTAGATGCAGCAAAGCAGGATTATGAACAATTTTATAAGGAAGAGATGAAATATCGGAGTTTGATGGGGTATCCGCCGGCAGAGCAGTTGATGGCAGTATTGCTGTCATCGGAAGATGAATTGCTTCTGGAACGGGGATGCCGTTATTTGAAAGAGTATATGCAGATGCTTTTGAAAAAGCAAAAGAAAGAAGAGATACGCATGGAGATCATTGGGCCGGCCAGTCCTTATGTCGGTAAGGTAAATGATGTGTATCGGCGGATCATTTATGTGAAAAGTGAGACGGAAGGCGCGCTGATTGAAGTAAAAGATCAGGCAGAAGCATATATTGAGATCAATGAAGGTTACCGAAAAATACGGATTCAGTTTGATCTGAATCCAATGGGAGTTTTTTAA